One Hemibagrus wyckioides isolate EC202008001 linkage group LG09, SWU_Hwy_1.0, whole genome shotgun sequence DNA segment encodes these proteins:
- the actn2b gene encoding alpha-actinin-2b: MIEMENSVPYDNGFYQEEYMMQEEEWDRDMLLDPAWEKQQRKTFTAWCNSHLRKAGTQIENIEEDFRNGLKLMLLLEVISGERLPKPDRGKMRFHKIANVNKALEFITSKGVKLVSIGAEEIVDGNVKMTLGMIWTIILRFAIQDISIEETSAKEGLLLWCQRKTAPYRNVNVQNFHVSWKDGLAFCALIHRHRPDLIDYAKLNKDDPLGNLNLAFDVAEKHLDIPKMLDAEDIVNTPKPDERAIMTYVSCFYHAFAGAEQAETAANRICKVLGVNQENEKLMEDYERLASELLEWIRRTTPWLENRVTEKSVALMQRKLEDFRDYRRLHKPPKVQEKCQLEINFNTLQTKLRISNRPAFMPSEGKMVSDIASAWQGLEQAEKGYEEWLLTEIRKLLRVDHLAEKFHQKATTHETWASGKEELLVKKDYESASLMEVRALLRKHEAFESDLSAHQDRVEQIAAIAQELNELDYHDVAAVNQRCQSICDVWDKLGTLTQKRREALERTEKLLETVEQLFLEYAKRSAPFNNWMEGAMEDLQDMFIVHTIEEVQSLITAHEQFKATLPEADAERQAILGIQQEVQKIFHSYGIRGDLINPYSTISPEEIMSKWDKVKKLVPQRDSALQEELARQHANERLRRQFAAQANIIGPWIQTRLEEIGRCSLELGGTLEDQMTHLKQCEHVIVSYKPNIDKLEGDHQLIQESLIFDNKHTSYTMEHIRVGWELLLTTIARTINEIETQILTRDAKGISQEQMSEFRSSFKHFDRKKNGAMDTDDFRACLISMGYDLGEVEFARIMLLVDPNATGVVTFQSFIDFMTRETGDTDTADQVVASFRILAADKPYILIDELRRELPHDQAEYCISRMPPYTGPGAVPGALDYTAFSTALYGESDL, translated from the exons ATGATTGAGATGGAGAACTCGGTACCGTACGATAACGGCTTCTATCAGGAAGAGTACATGATGCAGGAAGAGGAGTGGGACCGAGACATGCTGCTGGACCCGGCCTGGGAAAAACAACAGCgcaag acGTTCACTGCGTGGTGTAACTCCCACCTGCGAAAGGCTGGCACCCAGATCGAGAACATCGAGGAAGACTTTAGGAACGGCCTCAAACTCATGCTGCTGCTGGAGGTCATCTCAg GTGAGCGGTTACCCAAACCCGACAGAGGGAAAATGAGATTTCACAAAATAGCCAACGTGAACAAAGCTCTGGAGTTCATCACCAGTAAAGGGGTCAAGCTGGTCTCCATTGGCGCTGAAG AGATCGTAGATGGGAACGTGAAGATGACTCTCGGAATGATCTGGACCATCATCCTGAGATTCGCCATCCAGGACATCTCCATAGAAG AAACCTCGGCTAAAGAAGGCCTGCTgttgtggtgtcagaggaagaCGGCTCCTTACAGGAATGTTAACGTCCAGAACTTTCATGTCAG CTGGAAGGACGGCCTGGCGTTCTGCGCCCTCATCCACAGGCACAGGCCCGACCTCATCGACTACGCCAAGCTCAACAAG GACGATCCTCTGGGGAACCTGAATCTGGCGTTTGACGTGGCGGAGAAACATCTGGATATTCCCAAGATGCTGGACGCAGAAG acaTTGTGAACACTCCTAAACCTGATGAGAGAGCCATAATGACCTACGTCTCCTGCTTCTACCACGCTTTCGCTGGAGCAGAACAG GCTGAGACCGCTGCTAACCGCATCTGTAAAGTTCTGGGGGTGAATCAGGAGAACGAGAAGCTCATGGAGGATTATGAGAGACTGGCTAGTgag tTGTTGGAGTGGATTAGGCGTACCACCCCGTGGTTGGAGAACCGAGTGACGGAGAAGTCCGTGGCTCTGATGCAGCGTAAGCTGGAGGATTTCCGTGATTATCGTCGCCTTCACAAGCCTCCCAAAGTGCAGGAGAAATGTCAGCTGGAGATCAACTTCAACACGCTGCAGACCAAACTGCGCATCAGCAACCGGCCTGCCTTCATGCCCTCTGAGGGGAAGATGGTGTCG gacatagCGAGTGCGTGGCAGGGTCTGGAGCAGGCGGAGAAAGGCTACGAGGAATGGCTGCTAACAGAGATCCGCAAACTCCTGAGGGTTGACCACCTGGCTGAGAAATTCCACCAGAAAGCCACCACTCATGAGACCTGGGCTTCAG gtaaGGAAGAGCTCTTGGTGAAGAAGGACTACGAATCTGCTTCACTGATGGAAGTACGAGCTTTGCTGAGGAAACACGAAGCGTTCGAGAGCGACCTCTCGGCTCATCAGGACAGAGTGGAGCAGATCGCTGCCATTGCACAGGAACTTAA tgagttGGACTATCATGATGTGGCAGCAGTAAATCAGAGGTGTCAGAGTATCTGTGATGTGTGGGACAAACTCGGGACTCTCACCCAGAAACGCCGCGAAGCACTggag AGGACCGAGAAGCTTCTGGAAACAGTGGAGCAGCTGTTCCTGGAGTACGCAAAGAGATCTGCTCCCTTCAACAACTGGATGGAGGGAGCCATGGAGGACCTGCAGGACATGTTCATAGTGCACACTATTGAGGAAGtccag agtctcATCACAGCCCACGAACAATTTAAAGCCACTCTCCCAGAGGCGGACGCAGAGAGACAGGCCATCCTGGGCATCCAGCAGGAAGTGCAGAAGATTTTCCATAGTTACGGTATCCGTGGCGACCTTATCAACCCCTACAGCACCATCAGCCCTGAGGAGATCATGAGCAAGTGGGACAAg gtaaagAAGCTGGTTCCTCAGAGAGATAGCGCTCTGCAGGAGGAACTAGCGCGCCAGCATGCTAACGAGAGGCTCCGGCGTCAGTTTGCTGCCCAGGCCAACATCATCGGGCCCTGGATCCAGACCCGGTTGGAG gagaTTGGCCGATGCTCCCTGGAACTGGGCGGGACTTTGGAGGATCAGATGACTCACCTGAAGCAATGCGAGCATGTGATCGTCTCCTATAAACCCAACATTGATAAACTGGAGGGAGACCATCAGCTCATCCAGGAGTCGCTCATATTCGACAACAAACACACCAGCTACACCATGGAG CATATCCGTGTTGGATGGGAGCTGCTCCTGACCACCATCGCTCGCACCATCAACGAGATCGAGACTCAGATTCTGACTCGAGACGCCAAAGGCATCAGCCAGGAGCAGATGAGCGAGTTCCGCTCCTCATTCAAACACTTCGATCGG AAGAAGAACGGTGCGATGGACACTGATGACTTTAGGGCATGTCTCATTTCAATGGGCTATGACCTG ggagaGGTGGAGTTTGCCCGGATCATGCTGCTGGTTGACCCAAATGCTACCGGAGTCGTCACCTTCCAGTCCTTCATCGACTTCATGACCAGAGAGACTGGAGACACGGACACGGCAGATCAGGTGGTCGCTTCCTTCAGGATCCTTGCTGCAGacaag CCGTACATCCTGATAGATGAGTTGAGACGGGAGCTTCCTCACGACCAGGCTGAGTACTGCATCTCCAGGATGCCTCCGTACACCGGACCCGGGGCCGTACCGGGAGCTCTGGACTACACCGCCTTCTCCACCGCCCTCTACGGCGAGAGCGACCtttaa